In Populus trichocarpa isolate Nisqually-1 chromosome 7, P.trichocarpa_v4.1, whole genome shotgun sequence, the following proteins share a genomic window:
- the LOC7462574 gene encoding uncharacterized protein LOC7462574, with the protein MASACVNNLGMSPENFPPKTYQSYGWLSPRISFSREEDSNNTTTSKTTTTKSSSSSAPLQSLDPLESLDSGDFEFRLDNSITMLPADELFSDGKLMPLQVNTGNIRPSLSSSTSTLTEGIRSPEPGREPVKCCRRLEMEISGADPYLFSPKAPRCSSRWKEFLGLKKLHQNPKSEKSTTSALLFSSSSSSNSKSLKHFLHRNSKTCSCNTSSSNSSFSYTILDHSLSLPLLRDLDRESLSISSRLSLSSSSSSHEHEDLPRLSLDSDKPNTGLNTMQNPGPNPFILNRNPNQNQNQNPPRMRMVKPRSENGNSNNGTSSTRVGRSPMRRSAGESSEVSISRGVSVDSPRMNSSGKIVFQSLERSSSSPSSFNGGPRYKQRGMERSYSANVRVTPVLNVPVCSLRGSSKSGSVFGFGQLFSSSPQKRDGINKGYQQQQQQNINSSSGRNRSDRV; encoded by the coding sequence ATGGCCTCAGCTTGTGTAAACAACTTGGGCATGTCCCCTGAAAATTTCCCTCCCAAAACTTACCAATCTTATGGCTGGTTAAGCCCAAGAATCTCTTTCAGCCGTGAAGAGGATAGCAATAACACAACCACCTctaaaaccaccaccaccaaatcatcatcatcatcagctcCTCTACAGTCACTAGATCCACTGGAGAGCCTGGATTCTGGAGACTTTGAGTTCCGATTGGACAACTCCATCACAATGCTTCCAGCAGACGAGCTGTTTTCTGATGGGAAATTAATGCCACTACAAGTCAATACTGGTAACATCAGACCATCTTTGTCATCCTCTACCTCTACGTTGACCGAGGGGATAAGGTCGCCGGAGCCGGGGAGGGAGCCGGTGAAGTGTTGCCGGAGATTGGAGATGGAAATTTCCGGGGCTGATCCTTACTTGTTTTCCCCCAAAGCTCCCAGATGTTCGAGCCGGTGGAAGGAGTTTCTGGGGTTGAAAAAATTACACCAAAACCCTAAATCCGAAAAATCAACGACGAGTGCGTTATTGTTTTCTTCCTCGTCGTCCTCGAATTCCAAGTCCTTGAAACATTTCCTGCACAGGAACTCGAAAACGTGCAGTTGCAACACCTCATCCTCGAACTCCTCCTTCTCCTACACCATACTAGATCATTCATTGAGTCTCCCATTGCTAAGAGATTTGGATCGCGAATCCCTCTCCATATCTTCTCGCTTATCGCTGtcctcttcatcttcatccCATGAACATGAAGATCTCCCAAGATTATCCCTCGATTCGGACAAACCAAACACCGGCCTCAACACAATGCAAAACCCAGGTCCGAATCCATTCATTCTCAATCGCAACccgaaccaaaaccaaaaccaaaacccaccAAGAATGAGAATGGTGAAGCCAAGATCAGAGAATGGAAACAGCAACAATGGCACCTCTTCGACTAGAGTAGGAAGGAGTCCAATGCGGAGGTCTGCAGGGGAATCAAGTGAGGTTTCAATAAGCAGAGGGGTTTCAGTGGATAGTCCAAGGATGAACTCGTCAGGGAAAATAGTGTTTCAAAGCTTGGAAAGAAGTTCAAGTAGTCCAAGTAGTTTTAATGGAGGACCAAGATATAAGCAAAGAGGAATGGAAAGATCTTATTCAGCTAATGTTAGAGTTACTCCAGTTCTTAATGTTCCTGTTTGTTCACTTAGAGGTAGTTCAAAGTCAGGCTCTGTTTTTGGGTTTGGtcagttgttttcttcttcaccaCAAAAAAGAGATGGCATTAACAAAGGgtatcagcagcagcagcagcagaataTTAATAGCAGCAGCGGCAGGAACAGGTCTGATAGAGTCTAA